A single genomic interval of Orcinus orca chromosome 19, mOrcOrc1.1, whole genome shotgun sequence harbors:
- the SEZ6 gene encoding seizure protein 6 homolog isoform X3 has product MRPADLLLLPLLLALLAHGLSSEAPTVGEEQAPGMEETDGELTVNPTPEQPERGIHFVTTAPTLKLLNHHPLLEEFLQEGLEEGEAELRPAQPFRPDPPTPYTPSPLPLLAKQDSRPVFTSPTPAIVAAPTQPQSREGPWSLESEPSALHITAPLPPGPSMAMPTPGPAERPNTTPPSRAWTPTREGPGDVGRPWGPEVMSQTTGLGIEGTVTTSTASGDDEETTTTSTIITTTITTVQPPGPCSWNFSGPEGSLDSPTAPSSPLDVGLDCFYYISVYPGYGVEIKVQNISLREGETITVEGLGGPDPLPLANQSFLLRGHVIRSPTHQAALRFQSLPPPAGPGTFHFYYQAYLLSCRFPRRPAYGAVTVTSLHPGGSACFHCATGYQLKGARLLTCLNATQPLWDSQEPVCIASCGGVIRNATTGRIVSPGFPGNYSINLTCHWLLEAPEGQRLHLHFEKVSLAEDDDRLIIRNGDNVEAPPVYDSYEVEYLPIEGLLSSGRHFFVELSTDSSGAAAGMALRYEAFQQGHCYEPFVKYGNFSSSAPSYPVGTTVEFSCDPGYTLEQGSIIIECVDPHDPQWNETEPACRAVCSGEITDSAGVVLSPNWPEPYGRGQDCIWGVHVEEDKRIMLDVRVLRIGPGDVLTFYDGDDLTARVLGQYSGPRGHFKLFTSMADVTIQFQSDPGASVLGYQQGFVIHFFEVPRNDTCPELPEIPNGWKSPSQPELVHGTVVTYQCYPGYQVVGSSVLMCQWDLTWSEDLPSCQRVTSCHDPGDVEHSRRLISSPKFPVGATVQYICDQGFVLTGSAILTCHDRQASSPKWSDRPPKCLLEHLKPCHGLSAPENGARSPEKQLHPAGATIHFSCAPGYVLKGQASIKCVPGHPSHWSDPPPICRAVAKAPAASSTLDAAHIAAAIFLPLVAMALLVGGVYLYFSRLQGKSPLQLPRTRPRPYDRITVESAFDNPTYETGSLSFAGDERI; this is encoded by the exons GACTTTCCTCGGAGGCCCCTACAGTGGGGGAAGAGCAGGCCCCAGGCATGGAGGAGACGGATGGGGAGCTGACAGTGAACCCCACACCTGAGCAGCCAGAACGAGGCATCCACTTCGTCACAACGGCCCCTACCCTGAAGCTGCTTAACCACCACCCCCTGCTCGAGGAATTCCTACAAGAGGggttggaggagggggaggcagagCTGAGGCCAGCACAGCCCTTCCGGCCTGACCCACCTACACCATACACCCCGAGTCCCCTTCCCCTTCTGGCCAAGCAGGACAGCCGCCCCGTCTTCACCAGCCCCACTCCAGCCATCGTGGCAGCACCTACTCAGCCCCAGTCCAGGGAAGGACCCTGGAGCCTGGAGTCAGAGCCCTCTGCACTTCATATCACAGCTCCCCTACCTCCAGGGCCCAGTATGGCAATGCCCACCCCAGGCCCAGCAGAGAGGCCCAATACTACACCCCCTAGCAGGGCATGGACTCCAACCCGAGAAGGTCCTGGAGACGTAGGCAGGCCCTGGGGTCCAGAGGTCATGTCGCAgaccacagggcttgggattgagGGGACTGTCACCACCTCTACGGCTTCAGGAGATGATGAGgagaccaccaccaccagcaccatcatcaccaccaccatcaccacagtccAGCCACCAG gcccTTGTAGCTGGAATTTCTCAGGCCCAGAGGGCTCTCTGGactcccccacagcccccagctcACCCCTTGATGTCGGCCTGGACTGTTTCTACTACATCTCCGTCTATCCTGGCTACGGTGTGGAAATCAAG GTCCAGAACATCAGCCTCCGAGAAGGGGAGACAATAACTGTGGAGGGCCTCGGGGGGCCTGACCCCTTGCCCCTGGCCAACCAGTCTTTCCTGCTGAGGGGCCACGTCATCCGCAGCCCCACCCACCAAGCGGCCCTGAGGTTCCAGAGCCTCCCACCACCCGCTGGGCCTGGCACCTTCCATTTCTACTACCAAG CCTATCTCCTGAGCTGCCGCTTTCCCCGACGTCCAGCTTATGGAGCCGTGACTGTCACCAGCCTCCACCCAGGAGGTAGTGCCTGCTTCCACTGTGCCACTGGCTACCAGTTGAAGGGTGCCAGGCTCCTTACCTGTCTCAACGCCACCCAGCCCTTATGGGATTCTCAGGAGCCTGTCTGCATTG CTTCCTGCGGTGGAGTGATCCGCAATGCCACCACGGGCCGTATCGTGTCTCCTGGCTTCCCGGGCAACTACAGCATCAACCTCACCTGCCACTGGCTGCTTGAGGCTCCCGAGGGCCAGCGGCTGCACCTGCACTTTGAGAAGGTTTCCCTGGCAGAGGATGACGACAG GCTCATCATCCGCAATGGGGACAACGTGGAGGCCCCACCGGTGTATGATTCCTACGAGGTGGAGTACCTGCCCATTGAGGGCCTGCTCAGCTCCGGCCGACACTTCTTTGTGGAGCTCAGTACTGACAGCAGTGGTGCGGCTGCAGGCATGGCCCTGCGCTATGAGG CCTTCCAGCAAGGCCATTGCTATGAGCCCTTTGTCAAATACGGCAACTTCAGCAGCAGCGCACCCTCCTACCCCGTGGGTACCACCGTGGAGTTCAGCTGCGACCCTGGCTACACCCTGGAGCAGGGCTCCATCATCATTGAGTGCGTTGACCCTCATGACCCCCAATGGAATGAGACAGAGCCTGCTTGCCGAG CTGTGTGCAGTGGGGAGATCACAGACTCGGCCGGCGTGGTGCTCTCCCCCAACTGGCCAGAGCCCTACGGccgtgggcaggactgcatctggggCGTGCATGTGGAGGAAGACAAGCGCATCATGCTGGACGTCCGAGT GCTGCGCATAGGCCCTGGTGACGTGCTTACCTTCTACGATGGGGATGACCTGACAGCCCGGGTCCTGGGCCAGTACTCTGGGCCCCGTGGCCACTTCAAGCTCTTTACCTCCATGGCTGACGTCACCATACAGTTCCAGTCAGACCCCGGGGCCTCAGTGCTGGGCTACCAGCAGGGCTTTGTCATCCACTTCTTTG AGGTGCCCCGTAATGACACGTGTCCGGAGCTGCCTGAGATCCCCAATGGCTGGAAGAGCCCGTCGCAGCCTGAGCTGGTACATGGCACTGTCGTCACTTACCAGTGCTATCCTGGCTACCAGGTGGTGGGATCCAGTGTCCTCATGTGCCAGTGGGACCTAACCTGGAGTGAGGACCTGCCCTCCTGCCAGAGGG TGACTTCCTGCCATGACCCTGGGGATGTGGAGCACAGCCGACGCCTCATATCTAGCCCCAAGTTTCCCGTGGGGGCCACCGTGCAGTACATCTGTGACCAGGGTTTTGTGCTGACGGGGAGTGCCATCCTCACCTGCCATGACCGCCAAGCCAGCAGCCCCAAGTGGAGCGACCGGCCCCCCAAATGTCTCC TGGAACATCTCAAGCCGTGCCATGGCCTCAGCGCCCCCGAGAATGGTGCCCGCAGTCCTGAGAAGCAGCTGCACCCAGCGGGGGCTACTATCCACTTCTCATGTGCCCCTGGCTACGTGCTGAAGGGCCAGGCCAGCATTAAGTGTGTGCCCGGACACCCCTCACATTGGAGTGACCCCCCACCCATCTGTAGGGCTG TTGCCAAGGCGCCTGCTGCCTCCAGCACCCTGGATGCTGCTCACATCGCAGCTGCCATCTTCTTGCCGCTGGTGGCAATGGCGCTCTTGGTGGGAGGTGTGTACCTCTACTTCTCCAG GCTCCAGGGGAAAAGCCCCCTGCAGCTGCCCCGAACACGACCCCGCCCTTATGACCGCATCACCGTGGAGTCAGCATTTGACAATCCGACTTACGAGACTGGA TCTCTTTCCTTTGCAGGAGACGAGAGAATATGA
- the SEZ6 gene encoding seizure protein 6 homolog isoform X1, which yields MRPADLLLLPLLLALLAHGLSSEAPTVGEEQAPGMEETDGELTVNPTPEQPERGIHFVTTAPTLKLLNHHPLLEEFLQEGLEEGEAELRPAQPFRPDPPTPYTPSPLPLLAKQDSRPVFTSPTPAIVAAPTQPQSREGPWSLESEPSALHITAPLPPGPSMAMPTPGPAERPNTTPPSRAWTPTREGPGDVGRPWGPEVMSQTTGLGIEGTVTTSTASGDDEETTTTSTIITTTITTVQPPGPCSWNFSGPEGSLDSPTAPSSPLDVGLDCFYYISVYPGYGVEIKVQNISLREGETITVEGLGGPDPLPLANQSFLLRGHVIRSPTHQAALRFQSLPPPAGPGTFHFYYQAYLLSCRFPRRPAYGAVTVTSLHPGGSACFHCATGYQLKGARLLTCLNATQPLWDSQEPVCIASCGGVIRNATTGRIVSPGFPGNYSINLTCHWLLEAPEGQRLHLHFEKVSLAEDDDRLIIRNGDNVEAPPVYDSYEVEYLPIEGLLSSGRHFFVELSTDSSGAAAGMALRYEAFQQGHCYEPFVKYGNFSSSAPSYPVGTTVEFSCDPGYTLEQGSIIIECVDPHDPQWNETEPACRAVCSGEITDSAGVVLSPNWPEPYGRGQDCIWGVHVEEDKRIMLDVRVLRIGPGDVLTFYDGDDLTARVLGQYSGPRGHFKLFTSMADVTIQFQSDPGASVLGYQQGFVIHFFEVPRNDTCPELPEIPNGWKSPSQPELVHGTVVTYQCYPGYQVVGSSVLMCQWDLTWSEDLPSCQRVTSCHDPGDVEHSRRLISSPKFPVGATVQYICDQGFVLTGSAILTCHDRQASSPKWSDRPPKCLLEHLKPCHGLSAPENGARSPEKQLHPAGATIHFSCAPGYVLKGQASIKCVPGHPSHWSDPPPICRAASLDGFYSGRSLDVAKAPAASSTLDAAHIAAAIFLPLVAMALLVGGVYLYFSRLQGKSPLQLPRTRPRPYDRITVESAFDNPTYETGSLSFAGDERI from the exons GACTTTCCTCGGAGGCCCCTACAGTGGGGGAAGAGCAGGCCCCAGGCATGGAGGAGACGGATGGGGAGCTGACAGTGAACCCCACACCTGAGCAGCCAGAACGAGGCATCCACTTCGTCACAACGGCCCCTACCCTGAAGCTGCTTAACCACCACCCCCTGCTCGAGGAATTCCTACAAGAGGggttggaggagggggaggcagagCTGAGGCCAGCACAGCCCTTCCGGCCTGACCCACCTACACCATACACCCCGAGTCCCCTTCCCCTTCTGGCCAAGCAGGACAGCCGCCCCGTCTTCACCAGCCCCACTCCAGCCATCGTGGCAGCACCTACTCAGCCCCAGTCCAGGGAAGGACCCTGGAGCCTGGAGTCAGAGCCCTCTGCACTTCATATCACAGCTCCCCTACCTCCAGGGCCCAGTATGGCAATGCCCACCCCAGGCCCAGCAGAGAGGCCCAATACTACACCCCCTAGCAGGGCATGGACTCCAACCCGAGAAGGTCCTGGAGACGTAGGCAGGCCCTGGGGTCCAGAGGTCATGTCGCAgaccacagggcttgggattgagGGGACTGTCACCACCTCTACGGCTTCAGGAGATGATGAGgagaccaccaccaccagcaccatcatcaccaccaccatcaccacagtccAGCCACCAG gcccTTGTAGCTGGAATTTCTCAGGCCCAGAGGGCTCTCTGGactcccccacagcccccagctcACCCCTTGATGTCGGCCTGGACTGTTTCTACTACATCTCCGTCTATCCTGGCTACGGTGTGGAAATCAAG GTCCAGAACATCAGCCTCCGAGAAGGGGAGACAATAACTGTGGAGGGCCTCGGGGGGCCTGACCCCTTGCCCCTGGCCAACCAGTCTTTCCTGCTGAGGGGCCACGTCATCCGCAGCCCCACCCACCAAGCGGCCCTGAGGTTCCAGAGCCTCCCACCACCCGCTGGGCCTGGCACCTTCCATTTCTACTACCAAG CCTATCTCCTGAGCTGCCGCTTTCCCCGACGTCCAGCTTATGGAGCCGTGACTGTCACCAGCCTCCACCCAGGAGGTAGTGCCTGCTTCCACTGTGCCACTGGCTACCAGTTGAAGGGTGCCAGGCTCCTTACCTGTCTCAACGCCACCCAGCCCTTATGGGATTCTCAGGAGCCTGTCTGCATTG CTTCCTGCGGTGGAGTGATCCGCAATGCCACCACGGGCCGTATCGTGTCTCCTGGCTTCCCGGGCAACTACAGCATCAACCTCACCTGCCACTGGCTGCTTGAGGCTCCCGAGGGCCAGCGGCTGCACCTGCACTTTGAGAAGGTTTCCCTGGCAGAGGATGACGACAG GCTCATCATCCGCAATGGGGACAACGTGGAGGCCCCACCGGTGTATGATTCCTACGAGGTGGAGTACCTGCCCATTGAGGGCCTGCTCAGCTCCGGCCGACACTTCTTTGTGGAGCTCAGTACTGACAGCAGTGGTGCGGCTGCAGGCATGGCCCTGCGCTATGAGG CCTTCCAGCAAGGCCATTGCTATGAGCCCTTTGTCAAATACGGCAACTTCAGCAGCAGCGCACCCTCCTACCCCGTGGGTACCACCGTGGAGTTCAGCTGCGACCCTGGCTACACCCTGGAGCAGGGCTCCATCATCATTGAGTGCGTTGACCCTCATGACCCCCAATGGAATGAGACAGAGCCTGCTTGCCGAG CTGTGTGCAGTGGGGAGATCACAGACTCGGCCGGCGTGGTGCTCTCCCCCAACTGGCCAGAGCCCTACGGccgtgggcaggactgcatctggggCGTGCATGTGGAGGAAGACAAGCGCATCATGCTGGACGTCCGAGT GCTGCGCATAGGCCCTGGTGACGTGCTTACCTTCTACGATGGGGATGACCTGACAGCCCGGGTCCTGGGCCAGTACTCTGGGCCCCGTGGCCACTTCAAGCTCTTTACCTCCATGGCTGACGTCACCATACAGTTCCAGTCAGACCCCGGGGCCTCAGTGCTGGGCTACCAGCAGGGCTTTGTCATCCACTTCTTTG AGGTGCCCCGTAATGACACGTGTCCGGAGCTGCCTGAGATCCCCAATGGCTGGAAGAGCCCGTCGCAGCCTGAGCTGGTACATGGCACTGTCGTCACTTACCAGTGCTATCCTGGCTACCAGGTGGTGGGATCCAGTGTCCTCATGTGCCAGTGGGACCTAACCTGGAGTGAGGACCTGCCCTCCTGCCAGAGGG TGACTTCCTGCCATGACCCTGGGGATGTGGAGCACAGCCGACGCCTCATATCTAGCCCCAAGTTTCCCGTGGGGGCCACCGTGCAGTACATCTGTGACCAGGGTTTTGTGCTGACGGGGAGTGCCATCCTCACCTGCCATGACCGCCAAGCCAGCAGCCCCAAGTGGAGCGACCGGCCCCCCAAATGTCTCC TGGAACATCTCAAGCCGTGCCATGGCCTCAGCGCCCCCGAGAATGGTGCCCGCAGTCCTGAGAAGCAGCTGCACCCAGCGGGGGCTACTATCCACTTCTCATGTGCCCCTGGCTACGTGCTGAAGGGCCAGGCCAGCATTAAGTGTGTGCCCGGACACCCCTCACATTGGAGTGACCCCCCACCCATCTGTAGGGCTG CCTCTCTGGATGGCTTCTACAGCGGCCGCAGCCTGGATG TTGCCAAGGCGCCTGCTGCCTCCAGCACCCTGGATGCTGCTCACATCGCAGCTGCCATCTTCTTGCCGCTGGTGGCAATGGCGCTCTTGGTGGGAGGTGTGTACCTCTACTTCTCCAG GCTCCAGGGGAAAAGCCCCCTGCAGCTGCCCCGAACACGACCCCGCCCTTATGACCGCATCACCGTGGAGTCAGCATTTGACAATCCGACTTACGAGACTGGA TCTCTTTCCTTTGCAGGAGACGAGAGAATATGA